TGGTTTTTCGTGGTTGTTGCGGGGAAGAGGCTCAAGGAGATGATAGGAATCGTCGAGAAGGGCTACGAGCACATTCTGCCCAGATTGCAGAGGTTCTTTGCTGAGACGCCAAAGGTAATAGAGCAGACAAGGAGGTTTTTCAAAAGCCTTGGAAACGCTCCTGCTGCGGTTTTTGCCTACTACACGCCAACTGGAGATGACTACAGCGATGTTCAGAGCGTTTCAGCAGCAATCCAGAACATGCTTCTCGCTGCCCATGCGATGGGCCTTGGAACCTGCTGGATGACTGGGCCTGTACATGTCGAGGAGGAGATAAACAAGGCTCTCGGCGTTGAGGGTAAAAAGCTCGTTGCTGTCATCACAGTTGGCTACCCTGCGAAGCAACCACCAGTCCCGCCGAGGAGGGATAGCGAGAAGAAAGTGGTGTGGATGCTGGATTGATGAGTAAAGCGCTTCTAAGCCAAATCCTGCTGCATCCATTTTTAGACATCAAAAAAGTTAAAAAATCACTTATAGATAACCTCAAAGGCAGGCTCTACCCCAATCAAGTCTGCAAGCTTCCCCTTGCACTCCTCAGCCCAAACCGCCTTAACTTTCATCCCCACTCTGACCTTCTCCGGCTCAGTGTTTATTAAAGGCAGAACCAAAGACGAGGAGGTGCCCTCAAATCTCACCATAGCCAGAATTATCTGCTCTCCCTCCTTCAGAAATCCTGCCTGAACTGCATCAATGCCCGCAATGACAACTTTCCCCTTCTCAAGGGGTGGGGAGACGAGGAAGGCGAGCACCTCTCCATACTGGCTGACCTCAACCTTCTCCGCTGTCTCTGTGAAGCACCTCGCACAGATTTCCCTCGGTGGCACATACACCCTGCCGCATGAAGCGCAGAGGGAGCCTATGATTTTTCTCTCCCTGAAGCTTTTGACGTACTCATCCAGATAGCCCACCGGAGCCTTCCACCTGTAGGCTCCCAGTTCCACTCTCCCTCTACCTGCATGGTTTTTTCGAATTTTTCCTTAATAAGCCCCATTTCCATCACCTCGGCCTGTCTCCAAGCACCATTACCGTGTTGAACTGCACCTGTCCCCCCCACGCGTGAGCAACTGCATTTCTCACGTCCTTTGGAACCTGATGCTCCTCAGCCTTCCCCATTATCTGCAGTGCTGCCTCCACAACCCTCTGCATGCCAGAAGAGCCAATGGCGTTTGTTGCGTTAACCCCTCCTGAGGGGCAGATGGGGAAGTCGCCGTCAATTTCTGTTACTCCCTCTTCCACAGCTTTCCATGCGGTGCCATCATC
The nucleotide sequence above comes from Archaeoglobus fulgidus DSM 4304. Encoded proteins:
- a CDS encoding nitroreductase family protein, translated to MELLECVEHVIKTRRSHRLYLDKPVEREKLEKMIELAMWAPSAMNRQQWFFVVVAGKRLKEMIGIVEKGYEHILPRLQRFFAETPKVIEQTRRFFKSLGNAPAAVFAYYTPTGDDYSDVQSVSAAIQNMLLAAHAMGLGTCWMTGPVHVEEEINKALGVEGKKLVAVITVGYPAKQPPVPPRRDSEKKVVWMLD
- a CDS encoding Zn-ribbon domain-containing OB-fold protein, translating into MELGAYRWKAPVGYLDEYVKSFRERKIIGSLCASCGRVYVPPREICARCFTETAEKVEVSQYGEVLAFLVSPPLEKGKVVIAGIDAVQAGFLKEGEQIILAMVRFEGTSSSLVLPLINTEPEKVRVGMKVKAVWAEECKGKLADLIGVEPAFEVIYK